One Penicillium oxalicum strain HP7-1 chromosome III, whole genome shotgun sequence genomic region harbors:
- a CDS encoding Fe-S cluster assembly protein dre2 — MAPSIVTIDNSDDFGMDASAQPLDAPRTLLLAPPSIAAHEEKLHALFTTFDRQSTDLQMLDRLSAGLVKLSPNTYSHVHLLTDTDGSRRTEALQLLTRDVYTTLVPAMKPGAKLQTQDKPLTAADSMEAIMAGLVQNETGFEKPNFEQASVVPLKLGGRKKKTTGLTGIMGSFAAPASVETNTKPQTDNNDDDDELINEDSLLDEEDFTRPIVPPPECQPKTGRRRRACKDCTCGLADRLEAEDRERRKNADKQLNVLKLQSDDLAELDFTVQGKQTGSCGSCALGDAFRCAGCPYLGLPAFKPGQEVQILNDVAQL, encoded by the exons ATGGCACCTTCCATCGTGACCATCGACAACAGCGACGACTTCGGCATGGACGCTTCAGCTCAGCCCCTCGATGCCCCGCGCACGCTTCTTCTCGCTCCCCCCTCCATCGCCGCCCACGAGGAGAAACTCCACGCCCTCTTCACCACATTTGATCGCCAATCAACTGATCTGCAAATGCTGGATCGTCTCTCTGCTGGCCTTGTGAAGCTCTCTCCCAACACTTACTCACACGTTCACCTCCTCACCGATACCGACGGCTCGAGACGCACCGAGGCTCTTCAATTGCTGACTCGGGATGTGTATACCACCCTCGTGCCGGCCATGAAGCCTGGTGCCAAGTTGCAGACACAGGATAAGCCATTGACAGCGGCGGATTCCATGgaggccatcatggccggATTGGTGCAGAATGAGACTGGATTCGAAAAGCCAAACTTTGAGCAAGCCTCGGTCGTCCCGCTCAAGTTGGGTggtcgcaagaagaagacgaccgGTCTGACAGGGATCATGGGCAGCTTTGCGGCTCCAGCTAGCGTGGAGACCAACACCAAGCCTCAGACGGACAATaatgatgacgacgacgaaTTGATCAATGAAGATTCCCTcctcgacgaagaagatTTCACGAGACCCATTGTACCTC CTCCAGAGTGCCAGCCCAAGACCGGTCGGAGGCGACGTGCCTGCAAGGACTGCACCTGCGGTCTCGCCGATCGTCTCGAGGCGGAAGATCGAGAGCGCCGCAAGAACGCCGACAAGCAGCTGAACGTTCTCAAGCTCCAGTCCGACGATCTGGCTGAGCTCGATTTCACCGTCCAGGGCAAGCAGACCGGCTCCTGCGGGAGCTGTGCTTTGGGCGACGCTTTCCGCTGCGCCGGTTGTCCGTACCTTGGTCTCCCGGCTTTCAAACCAGGCCAGGAGGTACAGATTTTGAACGACGTTGCCCAGTTAtaa
- a CDS encoding Histidine biosynthesis trifunctional protein: MATPFLVAYPSNPTSGLSLKQIAYFGRVLVKVSTLAEVEQFLRQNFRQLDVYVDATAISSTGDLVDILNAGAAKILITLDQLTVLSQEQSVPSSRLLVSAATESQIDSLQQWIASDATERNDVSVATPAVSTAASKLNISTDSSRLFTVLDNQAVSEDAIGEVAQKGAIAILSSETLTVERDAAGQISAAKLIAARAVTDQSNGLYATSVTDERGSCLGVVWSSDESIAEALRTGTGVYQSRKRGLWYKGQSSGDTQELIRIGYDCDADCLVFVVKQTGRGFCHLGTDSCFGTSTGLSRLQKTLLARKADAPAGSYTARLFNEPKLVEAKIMEEAEELCRATTKEEIAFEAADLFYFALTKCTAAGVSLEDIERNLDLKSLKVKRRKGDAKGPWAEKAGLAPASTTEAASAPAPAPAPVVEQETRMEMKRVYTSETPITEVKEFLKRPAQKSNDAIVALVKPIIQDVRDGGDAAVLKYTHKFERATSLTSPVIKAPFPAELMKLTPDVQEAIDVSIGNIQRFHTAQKSSNDTLRMETMPGVVCSRFSRPIERVGLYVPGGTAVLPSTAMMLGVPAMVAGCQKIVLASPPRADGSISPEIVYVAHKVGAESIVLAGGAQAVAAMAYGTESVTKVDKILGPGNQFVTAAKMFVSNDTSAGVSIDMPAGPSEVLVIADKTANPAFVASDLLSQAEHGVDSQVILIAVDLNEEQLRAIEDEVDTQAKALPRVDIVRGSLAHSVTFVVRDINEAMILSNEYAPEHLILQVDQPEAVVEQVFNAGSVFIGPWTPESVGDYSAGVNHSLPTYGYAKQYSGVNLGSYLKHITSSNLTADGLLKLAKTVETLAAVEGLDAHKRAVSIRVAQMNKDRL; encoded by the exons ATGGCCACACCCTTCCTGGTCGCCTACCCCTCCAACCCCACCTCCGGCCTCTCTCTAAAGCAGATTGCCTACTTTGGCCGAGTGCTGGTCAAGGTGTCAACTCTTGCGGAGGTGGAGCAGTTCTTGCGCCAGAATTTCAGACAGCTCGATGTCTACGTCGATGCGACAGCCATCTCCTCCACCGGAGATCTCGTGGATATCCTCAATGCCGGGGCCGCCAAGATTCTCATCACTCTGGACCAATTGACCGTCCTTTCCCAGGAGCAGTCCGTCCCCTCTTCAAGGCTACTGGTCTCCGCCGCCACAGAATCCCAGATCGATTCCTTGCAGCAATGGATTGCTTCAGACGCCACCGAACGGAACGATGTCAGCGTGGCCACACCCGCGGTTTCCACTGCGGCGAGCAAGTTGAACATCAGTACAGACTCATCTCGCCTGTTCACAGTGTTGGATAACCAGGCTGTTTCTGAGGATGCCATCGGCGAGGTCGCACAAAAGGGAGCCATTGCCATCCTGTCTTCGGAGACATTGACTGTGGAGCGTGATGCGGCAGGTCAGATCTCTGCGGCCAAGTTGATTGCCGCGCGCGCAGTGACCGACCAGTCAAACGGTCTCTATGCTACATCCGTGACAGACGAGCGAGGCTCATGTCTCGGAGTGGTCTGGAGCAGTGACGAGAGTATTGCAGAGGCGCTCCGCACCGGAACCGGGGTATACCAGAGTCGGAAGCGTGGTCTGTGGTACAAGGGTCAATCCAGTGGCGACACTCAGGAGTTGATTCGCATTGGCTATGACTGTGACGCAGACTGCCTGGTCTTTGTGGTGAAGCAGACTGGACGAG GTTTCTGCCACCTTGGCACCGACTCGTGTTTTGGCACCTCCACCGGCCTGTCGCGTCTTCAAAAGACCCTTCTCGCCCGCAAGGCCGATGCTCCGGCTGGATCGTACACTGCTCGCCTGTTCAATGAACCCAAGCTCGTCGAAGCTAAAATCATGGAGGAGGCTGAGGAGCTGTGTCGAGCCAcgaccaaggaggagatcGCTTTTGAGGCTGCCGATCTCTTCTACTTTGCCCTGACCAAGTGTACGGCCGCTGGCGTCTCTTTGGAGGACATCGAGCGCAACCTGGACCTCAAGAGCCTCAAGGTGAAGCGGCGCAAGGGCGACGCCAAGGGTCCTTGGGCCGAGAAGGCTGGCCTGGCGCCGGCCTCGACCACGGAAGCCGCCTCAGCGCCTGCTCCCGCCCCTGCTCCCGTCGTTGAGCAAGAAACGCgcatggagatgaagcgTGTCTATACTTCCGAAACCCCCATCACCGAGGTCAAGGAATTCTTGAAGCGTCCTGCGCAAAAGTCCAACGATGCCATTGTGGCGTTGGTAAAGCCCATCATCCAGGATGTGCGCGATGGCGGCGACGCTGCTGTCCTCAAGTACACCCACAAGTTTGAGAGGGCGACCTCGCTCACCTCGCCTGTGATCAAGGCTCCTTTCCCCGCCGAGCTGATGAAGCTAACACCCGATGTGCAAGAGGCCATCGACGTGAGCATCGGCAACATCCAGCGATTCCACACCGCGCAGAAGAGCAGCAATGATACCCTGAGGATGGAGACCATGCCCGGCGTCGTTTGCTCTCGCTTCTCGCGGCCGATTGAGCGCGTCGGATTGTATGTCCCCGGCGGCACGGCCGTGCTGCCTTCCACCGCTATGATGCTGGGTGTTCCAGCCATGGTTGCCGGCTGCCAGAAGATCGTGCTTGCCTCCCCTCCCCGGGCGGACGGTAGCATTTCACCCGAGATCGTCTACGTCGCTCACAAGGTCGGTGCGGAGAGCATTGTTTTGGCCGGTGGTGCCCAGGCCGTGGCTGCGATGGCTTACGGCACCGAGTCCGTCACCAAGGTCGACAAGATCCTTGGCCCTGGCAACCAGTTTGTGACTGCGGCGAAGATGTTTGTCTCCAACGACACCTCTGCCGGTGTGAGCATTGACATGCCTGCCGGCCCTAGTGAGGTTCTTGTCATTGCCGATAAGACCGCCAATCCCGCCTTTGTTGCCTCCGACCTCTTGAGCCAGGCTGAGCACGGTGTTGACTCTCAGGTCATCCTGATCGCCGTCGATCTCAATGAGGAACAGCTGCGGGCAATTGAGGATGAGGTTGACACGCAGGCTAAGGCGCTTCCCCGAGTGGACATTGTCCGCGGGTCTCTGGCCCACTCGGTCACCTTCGTGGTCCGTGATATCAACGAAGCCATGATTCTCAGCAATGAGTATGCCCCTGAGCACTTGATCCTCCAAGTCGATCAGCCAGAGGCCGTCGTCGAGCAAGTCTTCAATGCTGGCAGCGTGTTCATCGGTCCCTGGACCCCCGAGAGCGTCGGTGACTACTCTGCCGGTGTGAACCACTCTCTCC CCACCTACGGCTACGCCAAGCAATACTCCGGTGTCAACCTTGGCTCGTATCTCAAGCACATCACAAGCTCTAACCTCACTGCGGATGGTCTGCTGAAGCTCGCCAAGACGGTCGAGACCCTGGCCGCCGTTGAAGGCCTAGACGCCCACAAGCGGGCTGTCAGCATCCGCGTTGCGCAGATGAACAAGGACCGCTTGTAA
- a CDS encoding Mannosyl-oligosaccharide alpha-1,2-mannosidase, producing the protein MRFPASISLAALSLVGSTVAHPLVEHEKVLGHKSDSQEKAEAVKEAFQHAWDGYMKYAFPHDELHPVSNGYGDSRNGWGASAVDALSTAIIMGKTDVVNTILDHISKIDYSQTDSQVSLFETTIRYLGGMLSGYDLLKGPAAYMVQDSDLVDNLLTQAKNLGDVLKFAFNTGSGVPYNDVNITSQGNDGSTTNGLAVTGTLVLEWTRLSDLTGDDEYATLSQKAESYLLNPKPASGEPFPGLVGSNIDIDTGMFTDGRVSWDGGDDSFYEYLIKMFVYDPTRFALYRDRWVLAAESTIENLQAHPKPRPDLTWLTSYENGQHYLSSQHLTCFDGGSFLLGGTVLGRQEFVDFGLNLVHGCEATYNATLTKIGPDSWGWDPKQVPSDQKDFYEKAGFYITSGAYILRPEVIESFYYAYRVTGKEIYRDWAWNAFVAINATARTDSGFAALSNVNAPNGGSKYDNQESFLFAEVMKYSYIIHAEDAEWQVQTGKKNSFVFNTEAHPVRVQHT; encoded by the exons ATGCGCTTCCCGGCGTCCATTTCGCTTGCAGCTCTCAGCCTGGTCGGATCAACCGTCGCGCATCCCTTGGTTGAGCATGAGAAAGTCTTGGGTCACAAGTCAGATTCTCAGGAGAAAGCTGAAGCAGTCAAAGAGGCTTTTCAGCATGCATGGGATGGATATATGAAATATGCTTTTCCTCACGATGAACTGCACCCTGTGAGCAATGGCTATGGTGATTCCAG AAATGGATGGGGTGCATCGGCTGTAGATGCTCTGTCTACTGCTATTATCATGGGCAAGACGGATGTAGTCAACACCATCCTGGATCACATCTCGAAGATCGACTACAGCCAGACGGATTCCCAAGTCAGTCTGTTTGAGACCACCATTCGGTACCTGGGAGGCATGCTGTCTGGATATGATCTGCTCAAGGGCCCCGCGGCGTATATGGTCCAAGATTCGGACTTGGTGGACAACCTCCTGACCCAGGCGAAGAACCTCGGAGATGTTCTCAAATTCGCCTTCAACACTGGGTCGGGTGTCCCATATAATGATGTCAATATCACCTCTCAGGGCAACGACGGCTCGACCACCAACGGACTGGCAGTGACGGGCACCTTGGTCCTAGAATGGACTCGCCTCTCTGATTTAacgggagatgatgaataTGCCACTCTCAGCCAAAAGGCCGAGTCGTATCTGTTGAACCCCAAGCCAGCCAGTGGGGAACCTTTCCCAGGCCTGGTGGGAAGTAACATTGATATCGATACTGGCATGTTTACCGACGGCCGCGTCTCCTGGGATGGTGGTGACGATTCATTCTACGAGTACTTGATCAAGATGTTCGTCTATGACCCGACCCGGTTTGCTTTGTACAGAGACCGCTGGGTCCTGGCCGCAGAGTCTACCATCGAAAATTTGCAAGCCCACCCAAAGCCGCGCCCAGATTTGACCTGGTTGACGTCTTATGAGAACGGTCAACACTATCTGAGCTCGCAACACTTGACCTGTTTTGACGGTGGAAGCTTCCTCTTGGGTGGCACCGTCTTGGGTCGCCAGGAATTTGTTGACTTTGGGTTGAACCTGGTCCACGGATGCGAGGCTACTTACAATGCAACTCTGACCAAAATTGGACCTGACTCTTGGGGCTGGGATCCCAAGCAGGTGCCCAGTGACCAGAAAGATTTCTATGAAAAAGCCGGCTTCTACATCACCAGTGGCGCGTATATTCTTCGCCCAGAGGTGATTGAGAGCTTCTACTACGCATATCGCGTCACTGGCAAGGAAATT TACCGCGACTGGGCGTGGAATGCGTTTGTAGCCATCAACGCTACCGCCCGTACTGATTCTGGTTTCGCTGCTCTGAGTAACGTCAATGCACCCAACGGCGGCTCAAAGTACGATAATCAGGAGAGTTTCCTCTTTGCCGAAGTCATGAAGTACTCGTACATTATCCATGCGGAAG ATGCCGAGTGGCAAGTTCAAactggaaaaaagaacagtTTTGTCTTCAACACCGAGGCCCACCCTGTGCGTGTGCAACACACCTAG
- a CDS encoding Nuclear elongation and deformation protein 1, with protein sequence MQYVRSISGSVSKTWNSINPATLSGAIDVIVIEQEDGTLACSPFHVRFGKFSLLRPYEKKVEFKVNGVKQEYAMKLGEGGEAFFVFETTDDIPASLQTSPLVSPAASPQVPVQDLGANLQEPEFLDLEKTPSDALSDSARTPPGIHLSRQSRAATDLGAITPLSRSPADSDSSPFGTGSPKPRLDHSLSDNVIGVSGSRSDDGNPTSQAGLDPAYGDDSEEKMRPRSPPPLSPQEAMSRAISLSKKLSGSNIPSHVTETGDLMLDMTGYKSNEEDAIRAEVMARKILAEELEGSYDIGALIGADEHGNLWIYSSEEAKEAAYRTTALRSIRTTKSGDDDAVSDPGYHSEGEHPTMEPSMATRHHRTKSDVQPGFPTPPQSPIQDSFAAETRNYAKTLRLTSDQLKALKLKPGPNFMSFSVNKATCTANMFLWNGNVPIVISDIDGTITKSDALGHVLNMIGRDWTHAGVAKLYTDIVNNGYNIMYLTSRSVGQSDTTRAYLNGVCQDGYRLPKGPVICSPDRTMAALRREIYLRKPEVFKMACLRDILGLFAGKENPFYAGFGNRLTDALSYRSVNIPSTRIFTINSNAEVSLDLLSLNKYKSSYVTMQELLDHFFPPVSLLVQSGGEGYTDFLYWRDTPQDLEDFSSTDSEDEEEPMEDEIVEEEEDADEEDYEEELSEGEGSEYLDEAAADEEGTDLGASYISQTSEALSYAADSIEETLEGDLEDDDDLEAALDAIPEGVLPATKVGAITLPLRPKSRDV encoded by the exons ATGCAGTATGTCCGTAGCATCAGCGGCTCCGTCTCCAAGACATGGAACTCAATCAATCCGGCAACTCTGAGTGGTGCGATCGATGTGATCGTGATTGAACAAGAGGATG GTACCCTCGCTTGCTCGCCGTTTCATGTCCGCTTTGGAAAGTTCTCACTTCTCCGTCCGTATGAGAAAAAGGTCGAGTTCAAGGTCAATGGAGTGAAGCAGGAGTATGCCATGAAattgggagaaggaggcgaAGCGTTCTTCGTCTTTGAAACCACCGACGATATCCCCGCGTCCTTGCAAACCTCCCCGTTGGTGTCTCCTGCAGCGAGCCCTCAAGTACCGGTTCAAGATCTTGGAGCAAATCTGCAGGAGCCTGAATTTTTGGACCTGGAGAAGACTCCCAGTGATGCCTTGTCCGATAGCGCGAGGACTCCACCAGGAATCCATTTATCGAGGCAATCACGGGCAGCCACGGATTTAG GTGCGATCACGCCACTGTCACGTTCACCTGCAGATTCGGACTCGAGTCCTTTCGGCACCGGCTCGCCTAAACCTCGACTTGACCATTCGCTCTCGGACAATGTGATAGGCGTCAGTGGCAGTCGATCTGATGATGGGAACCCAACGTCTCAGGCCGGGCTTGACCCAGCTTACGGGGATGATTCTGAGGAGAAAATGCGGCCCCGAAGTCCACCTCCATTGTCTCCTCAAGAAGCCATGTCTCGTGCAATCTCGTTATCGAAGAAGCTCTCTGGCTCAAATATACCCTCGCATGTCACCGAGACCGGTGATTTGATGTTAGATATGACAGGGTACAAGAGCAATGAGGAAGACGCGATTCGGGCCGAGGTTATGGCGCGCAAGATTCTTGCTGAAGAACTGGAGGGTAGTTATGACATCGGCGCACTCATTGGAGCGGATGAGCATGGGAACCTCTGGATTTACAGCAGCGAAGAGGCCAAAGAAGCTGCCTACCGGACAACGGCTTTGAGATCCATCCGAACTACAAAATCCGGCGATGACGATGCAGTTTCTGACCCTGGCTATCACAGCGAGGGTGAACATCCCACCATGGAGCCGAGCATGGCCactcgtcatcatcggacCAAGTCCGATGTCCAGCCAGGTTTTCCAACCCCGCCTCAGTCCCCAATTCAGGATTCCTTCGCAGCAGAAACCCGCAATTATGCCAAGACCCTACGGTTGACCAGCGACCAGCTCAAGGCACTGAAGCTCAAGCCGGGCCCGAATTTCATGTCCTTCAGCGTGAACAAAGCAACCTGTACAGCAAACATGTTCCTCTGGAATGGAAATGTCCCTATTGTGATCTCCGACATTGATGGAACAATCACCAAGTCTGACGCCCTTGGACATGTTCTCAACATGATTGGGCGTGATTGGACCCATGCCGGTGTTGCCAAATTGTACACAGACATTGTGAATAACGGCTACAACATTATGTATTTGACCAGTCGGTCCGTCGGCCAATCGGACACAACACGGGCATACCTGAACGGTGTCTGCCAAGATGGATACCGTCTTCCCAAGGGACCGGTCATTTGCAGTCCTGATCGTACCATGGCGGCGCTGAGGCGGGAGATCTACTTGAGGAAACCAGAAGTCTTCAAGATGGCTTGCCTGCGTGACATTCTCGGTCTGTTTGCCGGCAAAGAGAATCCCTTCTACGCTGGATTTGGCAATCGGTTGACGGACGCTCTGAGCTACCGATCGGTGAACATCCCTTCGACCCGCATCTTCACGATCAATTCCAACGCCGAAGTGTCTCTTGATTTGCTCAGCTTGAACAAGTACAAGAGTAGCTACGTCACTATGCAAGAGTTGCTTGATCATTTCTTCCCCCCAGTCAGTCTTCTGGTACAATCTGGAGGAGAAGGATATACCGATTTTTTGTATTGGCGCGATACCCCGCAGGATCTCGAAGatttctcttccaccgatagcgaagatgaagaggagcCCATGGAAGACGAaattgttgaagaagaagaggatgcgGACGAGGAGGATTACGAGGAAGAGTTGAGCGAAGGGGAAGGAAGTGAATACCTCGACGAGGCTGcagcagatgaagaaggcaCCGATCTGGGCGCCAGCTACATTTCACAAACCTCCGAGGCGCTGTCCTATGCTGCTGATTCAATCGAAGAAACCCTTGAAGGTGatcttgaagacgatgatgactTGGAGGCAGCATTGGATGCGATCCCCGAGGGTGTTTTGCCGGCCACGAAAGTTGGTGCCATCACTCTCCCTCTTCGACCCAAGTCTCGGGATGTATGA
- a CDS encoding tRNA(His) guanylyltransferase, translated as MANSRFEYVKDFEQPDVLLPNTWIVVRIDGRGFHKLSDHYAFIKPNDRRALDLMNAAAVEVMKDLPDLCIAYGVSDEFSFVFHPTCQLFERRNAKLVTTIVSTFTAYYIHLWSTYFPSTPLQPPYLPSFDGRAVIYPTARILRDYMSWRQVDCHINNLYNTTFWTMVQQGGLTNTDAEQELKGTVSADKNEILFKRFGINYNNELEIYKKGSVLYRQYELQEPAQEQDVKDEDDYAQSEPKQSRSQQEKLKKLRRKAQVVVDHVDIIRDEFWERRPWILSGKPGKLPTTDSNDQKEAEK; from the exons ATGGCGAATTCCAG ATTCGAGTATGTCAAGGACTTTGAACAGCCCGACGTCTTGCTACCCAATACCTGGATCGTCGTCCGCATCGACGGAAGAGGATTTCACAA GTTGTCAGATCACTATGCGTTTATTAAACCAAATGATCGGCGAGCTCTTGATCTGATGAACGCCGCTGCTGTCGAGGTCATGAAGGACCTGCCAGATCTATGCATCGCATATGGCGTTAGTGATGAGTTCAG CTTCGTTTTCCATCCGACTTGTCAGCTCTTCGAAAGACGAAATGC CAAACTGGTGACAACCATTGTCTCGACATTCACGGCGTACTACATTCATCTATGGTCTACGTACTTTCCGTCAACGCCACTTCAGCCTCCTTATCTGCCATCCTTTGATGGTCGGGCTGTCATCTATCCTACTGCGCGAATTCTCAGAGACTACATGAGCTGGCGCCAAGTAGAtt GCCATATCAACAATCTCTACAACACCACCTTCTGGACTATGGTTCAGCAAGGAGGTCTGACTAACACAGATGCTGAGCAAGAATTGAAG GGAACTGTGTCTGCCGACAAGAACGAGATTCTTTTCAAACGCTTCGGCATCAACTATAACAATGAGCTCGAGATTTATAAGAAAGGAAGTGTGCTCTACCGACAA TATGAACTTCAGGAGCCTGCTCAAGAGCAGGACGtcaaggacgaggatgactaTGCTCAATCAGAACCGAAACAGTCTCGCTCACAACAGGAGAAACTCAAAAAATTGCGCCGAAAGGCTCAGGTTGTAGTGGATCACGTCGATATCATCCGGGACGAATTCTGGGAGAGACGTCCCTGGATCTTGTCTGGGAAACCAGGAAAGTTGCCTACGACGGACTCGAATGATCAGAAGGAAGCTGAGAAATAA
- a CDS encoding Sm-like protein LSM1B, with product MSLPLMSLINKKVLILTVDGRTLLGTLLSTDQLTNIVLTNTVERIIRTPDDDEPSAQVEHGLYLIRGDNVVICGEVDEKIDADIDWSKVKGQVIRDTKNV from the exons ATGTCTCTCCCTCTGATGTCGCTCATCAACA AAAAAgtcctcatcctcaccgTTGACGGCCGTACACTCCTCGGCACGCTTCTCTCCACCGATCAACTCACCAACATCGTCCTCACCAACACCGTGGAGCGCATTATCCGAACTCCCGACGACGATGAGCCCTCAGCGCAGGTGGAGCATGGCCTGTACCTCATCCGAGGTGATAATGTGGTCATCTGTGGTGAGGTAGATGAGAAGATCGATGCAGATATTGATTGGTCCAAGGTCAAAGGACAGGTGATTCGGGACACGAAAAACGTATGA